The following coding sequences lie in one Arachis ipaensis cultivar K30076 chromosome B03, Araip1.1, whole genome shotgun sequence genomic window:
- the LOC107634771 gene encoding 14-3-3-like protein GF14 iota, with protein sequence MSTEKERETQVYLAKLSEQAERYEEMVECMKTVAKLDLELTVEERNLLSVGYKNVIGARRASWRIMSSIEQKEESKGNEANVKIIKGYRQKVEEELSKICSDILDIIDHHLIPSSHSGEATVFYYKMKGDYYRYLAEFKTEQERKEIAEQSLKAYEAASATANSDLPSTHPIRLGLALNFSVFYYEIMNSPERACHLAKQAFDEAIAELDTLSEESYKDSTLIMQLLRDNLTLWTSDLPEDGGEEFKPVEEASKPAEPES encoded by the exons ATGTCTAccgagaaggagagagagactCAGGTTTACCTAGCCAAGCTTTCTGAGCAGGCTGAAAGATATGAAG AGATGGTAGAATGCATGAAGACAGTGGCAAAGCTGGATCTGGAACTGACAGTGGAAGAGAGGAACCTGCTGTCAGTGGGATACAAGAACGTGATTGGTGCAAGAAGAGCTTCATGGCGCATCATGTCTTCAATCGAACAGAAGGAAGAGTCAAAGGGGAATGAGGCCAACGTCAAAATCATCAAGGGTTACCGCCAAAAGGTGGAGGAGGAGCTTTCCAAGATCTGCAGTGATATTCTCGACATCATTGACCACCATCTCATTCCTTCTTCCCACTCTGGAGAAGCCACTGTTTTCTACTACAAGAT GAAAGGTGACTACTATCGTTACCTTGCTGAGTTCAAGACTGAGCAAGAAAGGAAAGAGATAGCTGAACAGTCACTCAAGGCATACGAG GCTGCTTCAGCAACTGCAAACTCAGATCTTCCATCAACACATCCAATCCGTCTTGGACTTGCACTCAACTTCTCAGTGTTTTATTATGAGATCATGAACTCTCCTGAAAG GGCTTGCCATTTGGCAAAACAAGCATTTGATGAGGCAATTGCGGAGTTAGACACATTGAGTGAAGAGTCATACAAAGACAGCACTTTGATCATGCAATTGTTGAGAGACAATCTCACTCTCTGGACCTCCGATTTGCCTGAGGATGGAG GTGAAGAATTCAAACCAGTAGAAGAAGCATCAAAACCTGCCGAACCTGAGTCCTAA
- the LOC107631832 gene encoding PLASMODESMATA CALLOSE-BINDING PROTEIN 4 → MALFLYFLLLLALTGHSNALYCLCKDGVGDQALQKAIDYACGNGADCSAILQNGACYQPNTVKDHCNYAVNSYYQRKGNAQDSCDFSGAASTSQNPPSTSSGCVYPSSPSNAGSGSTTPSTGTPGTSPSTTPSTGTGTGNGTSTGTGFGTGSPTGVFGISPSSSTGVNDGSGAALSPLQGTKTMFLMSLFLTLLLVLRV, encoded by the exons ATGGCCCTTTTCCTCTATTTCCTGCTTCTCTTGGCCCTCACTGGCCATTCAA ATGCTCTGTACTGTTTATGCAAAGATGGTGTAGGTGATCAAGCACTTCAGAAAGCAATAGATTATGCTTGTGGGAATGGAGCTGattgtagtgctattctccaaaatGGAGCTTGTTACCAACCAAACACTGTGAAAGATCACTGTAACTATGCTGTTAATAGCTATTACCAAAGGAAGGGTAATGCTCAAGACAGCTGTGATTTTTCTGGTGCTGCTTCCACTAGTCAAAATCCACCTT CTACATCTTCTGGTTGTGTTTACCCCTCAAGTCCTAG CAATGCTGGATCAGGCTCTACAACACCCTCAACCGGTACACCAGGAACATCACCTTCCACTACACCATCAACAGGCACCGGCACCGGCAACGGCACCAGCACCGGCACCGGTTTTGGCACAGGGAGTCCTACTGGTGTGTTTGGAATAAGTCCATCATCTTCAACTGGTGTCAATGATGGGAGTGGAGCTGCTTTGAGTCCTTTACAAGGCACCAAAACCATGTTTCTAATGTCCCTTTTTCTTACCTTATTGTTAGTCTTGAGGGTCTAA
- the LOC107631831 gene encoding uncharacterized protein LOC107631831 isoform X1 — MMGALSLAYPFSRVTATKVSEAQAKPNNGFPSFLPKQVHTIKDPFARNLAMRIHRLPVSVKFSENPIMSSCVKPLMIQNKANPVVLLHGFDSSCLEWRYTFPLLEEAGFETWAFDILGWGFSDLAEKLTSCDVVSKREHFYEFWKSYIKRPMILVGPSLGSAVAIDFAVNYPEAVEKLVLIDASVYTEGTGNLATLPRLIAYAGAYVLKSVPLRLYANYLTFNDISFSTSLDWTNIGRLHCLFPWWEDATVDFMISGGYNVVSQIRKVKQKTLIIWGENDRIISNKLAVQLHCELSDAIIRQIPDCGHLPHVERPASVVKFIIEFVQRETKLVNQCVSAE, encoded by the exons ATGATGGGTGCTTTATCATTGGCATATCCATTCAGCAGAGTCACAGCCACCAAAGTAAGTGAAGCTCAAGCTAAACCTAACAATGGCTTCCCTTCGTTTCTTCCGAAGCAAGTTCACACAATCAAAGACCCCTTTGCTCGAAACCTCGCCATGCGTATTCACCGGCTACCCGTTTCT GTTAAGTTCTCAGAGAATCCTATCATGAGTAGTTGTGTGAAGCCATTAATGATACAGAACAAGGCAAATCCAGTTGTCCTTCTTCATGGTTTCGACAG CTCATGTTTAGAATGGAGATATACATTTCCATTGCTTGAGGAGGCTGGTTTTGAGACATGGGCCTTTGACATTCTCGGTTGGGGATTCTCCGATCTAG CAGAAAAACTTACTTCATGTGATGTGGTATCAAAGCGCGAACACTTCTATGAG TTTTGGAAGTCTTACATCAAAAGGCCAATGATATTGGTTGGACCAAGCCTTGGCTCAGCTGTCGCCATTGATTTTGCAGTCAATTATCCGGAAGCT GTGGAAAAGCTTGTTTTGATTGATGCTAGTGTATATACAGAGGGAACAGGAAACCTAGCAACCTTACCTAGACTTATAGCCTATGCCGGG GCATATGTATTGAAGAGTGTTCCATTACGGTTGTATGCAAACTATTTGACGTTCAATGACATTTCTTTCAGTACCAGCCTTGATTGGACTAAT ATCGGCCGCTTGCATTGTTTGTTTCCATGGTGGGAGGATGCTACAGTGGATTTTATGATTAGTGGTGGTTATAATGTTGTTTCCCAGATAAGAAAG GTAAAGCAGAAAACACTTATCATTTGGGGAGAGAATGACCGGATCATCAGCAATAAGCTTGCTGTG CAACTGCACTGTGAGTTATCTGATGCAATTATACGCCAAATACCAGATTGCGGCCACCTTCCACATGTCGAAAGACCGGCTTCTGTCGTCAAATTCATTATTGAGTTTGTTCAGAGAGAAACCAAGTTAGTAAATCAATGTGTTTCAGCAGAATGA
- the LOC107631831 gene encoding uncharacterized protein LOC107631831 isoform X2 — translation MMGALSLAYPFSRVTATKVSEAQAKPNNGFPSFLPKQVHTIKDPFARNLAMRIHRLPVSVKFSENPIMSSCVKPLMIQNKANPVVLLHGFDSSCLEWRYTFPLLEEAGFETWAFDILGWGFSDLEKLTSCDVVSKREHFYEFWKSYIKRPMILVGPSLGSAVAIDFAVNYPEAVEKLVLIDASVYTEGTGNLATLPRLIAYAGAYVLKSVPLRLYANYLTFNDISFSTSLDWTNIGRLHCLFPWWEDATVDFMISGGYNVVSQIRKVKQKTLIIWGENDRIISNKLAVQLHCELSDAIIRQIPDCGHLPHVERPASVVKFIIEFVQRETKLVNQCVSAE, via the exons ATGATGGGTGCTTTATCATTGGCATATCCATTCAGCAGAGTCACAGCCACCAAAGTAAGTGAAGCTCAAGCTAAACCTAACAATGGCTTCCCTTCGTTTCTTCCGAAGCAAGTTCACACAATCAAAGACCCCTTTGCTCGAAACCTCGCCATGCGTATTCACCGGCTACCCGTTTCT GTTAAGTTCTCAGAGAATCCTATCATGAGTAGTTGTGTGAAGCCATTAATGATACAGAACAAGGCAAATCCAGTTGTCCTTCTTCATGGTTTCGACAG CTCATGTTTAGAATGGAGATATACATTTCCATTGCTTGAGGAGGCTGGTTTTGAGACATGGGCCTTTGACATTCTCGGTTGGGGATTCTCCGATCTAG AAAAACTTACTTCATGTGATGTGGTATCAAAGCGCGAACACTTCTATGAG TTTTGGAAGTCTTACATCAAAAGGCCAATGATATTGGTTGGACCAAGCCTTGGCTCAGCTGTCGCCATTGATTTTGCAGTCAATTATCCGGAAGCT GTGGAAAAGCTTGTTTTGATTGATGCTAGTGTATATACAGAGGGAACAGGAAACCTAGCAACCTTACCTAGACTTATAGCCTATGCCGGG GCATATGTATTGAAGAGTGTTCCATTACGGTTGTATGCAAACTATTTGACGTTCAATGACATTTCTTTCAGTACCAGCCTTGATTGGACTAAT ATCGGCCGCTTGCATTGTTTGTTTCCATGGTGGGAGGATGCTACAGTGGATTTTATGATTAGTGGTGGTTATAATGTTGTTTCCCAGATAAGAAAG GTAAAGCAGAAAACACTTATCATTTGGGGAGAGAATGACCGGATCATCAGCAATAAGCTTGCTGTG CAACTGCACTGTGAGTTATCTGATGCAATTATACGCCAAATACCAGATTGCGGCCACCTTCCACATGTCGAAAGACCGGCTTCTGTCGTCAAATTCATTATTGAGTTTGTTCAGAGAGAAACCAAGTTAGTAAATCAATGTGTTTCAGCAGAATGA
- the LOC107631830 gene encoding erlin-2-B: MDRPPSQRPQTPFTPPMPRQPDSTSSILVPFLIFLAIVAMVLVPSGSPSFKNSLSILHQVPEGHVGVYWRGGALLKTISDPGFHLKMPFITQYEPVQVTLQTDMVTDIPCGTKGGVMINFGKIEVVNRLSKEFVYETLLNYGVEYDKTWIYDKIHHEINQFCSSHSLQQVYIDVFDQIDEKMKDALQVDCTRYAPGIEIISVRVTKPTIPDSIRRNFEQMEEERTKVLIAIEKQKVAEKEAETMKKMAISEAEKNANVSRILMEQKLLEKDSARRQEEIENAMYLAREKSLADADFYRVTKEAEANKLKLTPEFLELKFIESIANNTKIFFGDKVPNMILDQRVFGNYLQEVSRGAAKMVKVDA, from the exons ATGGATCGCCCGCCGTCGCAACGACCACAAACACCTTTCACTCCTCCGATGCCGCGCCAACCTGATTCCACCTCCTCGATTCTCGTCCCCTTCCTCATCTTCCTCGCCATTGTCGCCATG GTTCTGGTTCCTTCGGGATCACCATCCTTCAAAAATTCATTATCCATTCTGCACCAAGTTCCGGAAGGGCATGTGGGAGTATATTGGAGGGGAGGTGCCCTTTTGAAAACCATTTCGGATCCAG GTTTCCATCTAAAAATGCCTTTCATAACTCAGTATGAACCTGTACAAGTGACACTTCAGACAGATATG GTGACAGATATACCATGTGGTACTAAAGGTGGTGTCATGATTAATTTTGGGAAGATCGAG GTTGTTAACCGACTCAGCAAAGAATTTGTCTATGAGACATTGCTCAATTATGGTGTGGAGTATGATAAGACATGGATATATGATAAAATTCATCATGAGATTAATCAGTTCTGCAGCTCTCACAGTCTTCAACAAGTCTATATAGATGTGTTTGATCAG ATTGATGAAAAGATGAAAGATGCTCTTCAAGTTGACTGCACCCGCTATGCTCCGGGTATTGAGATCATCAGTGTCCGTGTAACAAAACCCACAATTCCGGATAGCATAAGACGAAACTTCGAACAAATGGAAGAGGAGCGTACTAAG GTCTTAATTGCTATTGAGAAGCAGAAAGTAGCTGagaaggaggcagagacaatgaaGAAGATGGCTATTAGTGAGGCTGAGAAGAATGCTAATGTTAGCAGGATCCTTATGGAGCAAAAGTTGTTGGAAAAGGATAGTGCTAGAAGACAAGAAGAAATCGAGAATGCAATGTACCTGGCACGTGAAAAGAGTCTTGCAGATGCAGATTTCTACCG TGTAACAAAGGAAGCTGAAGCAAACAAGTTGAAGCTTACCCCTGAATTTCTTGAGCTTAAGTTTATCGAGTCCATTGCTAATAATACGAAGATTTTCTTTGGAGACAAG GTTCCAAACATGATTTTGGATCAGAGGGTATTTGGAAACTACCTTCAAGAAGTTTCTAGAGGGGCAGCTAAGATGGTCAAGGTCGATGCGTAA
- the LOC107631829 gene encoding ras GTPase-activating protein-binding protein 2, protein MAVSDGSPTPQMVGNAFVEQYYSILHQDPGQVHRFYHDTSVLSRPEDDGTMTTVTTIEDINKKILSLDYTSFRVEILSADAQPSYKEGVMVVVTGCLTGSDNLKRKFTQSFFLAPQDKGYYVLNDVFRYVDEYNSIEIESVPVNDVAESAQADTFTPEPEPIPVPESIPPSQAATVDAETSISKEASQPLENGKLSAADSVVPVNHVKEPNHQEHQPSIEKVASNMQDDAPKKSFASIVNALKENAAPFHVRTSPVKPVEQPRVSNVPALEPQAPAPVPDSPLEKNTENTGKAYAIFVANLPLNATVEQLERVFKKFGPIKRDGIQVRSNKQQGSCFGFVEFESATSMQGALEASPPVMLDNRKLSIEERRANNDRVRYPSGRGGYRNDRNENFRGRGNFGGSRGGGGGSYMNRNDFEKRNEFSGRPRGGNANGRSNGEAVPRSYANGGKVARQPVKVQ, encoded by the exons ATGGCAGTGTCTGATGGATCCCCGACCCCGCAGATGGTTGGCAATGCTTTTGTGGAGCAGTATTACTCTATCCTGCATCAAGATCCAGGCCAAGTTCATAGATTTTACCATGATACCAGTGTCCTAAGTCGGCCTGAAGATGACGGTACCATGACAACGGTGACCACTATAGAA GACATCAATAAAAAGATACTATCACTGGACTACACAAGCTTTAGGGTAGAGATTTTGAGTGCTGATGCTCAGCCGTCTTATAAAGAAGGGGTGATGGTTGTCGTGACTGGCTGCTTAACTGGAAGTGACAATTTGAAGAGGAAGTTTACTCAGTCATTTTTCCTAGCTCCACAGGACAAAGGATACTATGTTTTGAATGATGTATTTAGATATGTTGATGAATACAACTCAATTGAGATTGAGTCTGTGCCAGTGAATGATGTTGCTGAAAGTGCCCAAGCTGATACTTTTACCCCTGAACCAG AGCCAATCCCTGTTCCTGAAAGCATTCCACCTAGTCAAGCAGCTACTGTGGATGCTGAAACTAGCATCAGCAAAGAAGCAAGTCAACCACTGGAGAATGGAAAATTGTCTGCTGCTGATTCTGTTGTTCCAGTTAATCATGTGAAAGAACCAAACCATCAGGAACATCAACCAAGCATTGAGAAAGTTGCTTCTAATATGCAGGATGATGCTCCAAAGAAGTCTTTTGCATCCATT GTGAATGCATTGAAAGAAAATGCTGCTCCCTTCCATGTGAGGACATCCCCTGTGAAACCTGTTGAACAACCACGTGTATCTAATGTGCCTGCATTAGAACCTCAAGCACCTGCACCTGTCCCTGACAGTCCGTTGGAAAAGAACACTGAGAATACAG GGAAGGCTTATGCAATATTTGTTGCAAACTTGCCATTGAATGCAACAGTAGAACAACTAGAACGGGTCTTCAAGAAATTTGGGCCCATTAAACGTGATGGTATTCAAGTGAGAAGTAACAAG CAACAAGGATCGTGCTTTGGTTTTGTGGAATTTGAATCTGCTACTTCAATGCAAGGAGCCCTTGAG GCCTCTCCTCCGGTTATGTTGGACAACCGTAAACTTTCAATTGAAGAAAGGCGAG CCAATAATGATAGGGTGAGATATCCATCAGGACGGGGTGGATACCGAAATGATAGAAATGAAAACTTCAGGGGCCGTGGCAACTTTGGAGGTAGTCGTGGCGGAGGTGGCGGCAGCTATATGAACAGGAATGATTTTGAGAAGCGGAATGAGTTCTCTGGTCGACCTCGTGGAGGCAATGCTAATGGTCGGAGCAATGGAGAAGCTGTTCCAAGGAGTTATGCAAATGGAGGGAAGGTTGCCCGTCAACCAGTGAAGGTTCAGTAA
- the LOC107631828 gene encoding asparagine synthetase domain-containing protein 1 isoform X2, with the protein MCGIALIVSAIRITSSSLTSPPPATEKLSFSVDDVKEALRRRGPDSLGVKKVSLQRSVLGRNHISSSFIAAGDEGHGFCSQGNDDNGECTAQLHFIGATLQLRGSNPLVQPLVDASGNVLVYNGEIFGGLDIASDCNDAEFLLQTLGRCCSCGYCATAQCARSGKSTVPDVLSTIKGPWAIIYWQDSSRTLWFGRDAFGRRSLLVHWPTQDDSTFLLSSVSPIFPTEQTSEYETHNGLSCPSYWEELPCGIYSLDVDGSKSNGHMAGELKLHEYTNSMLKELIKWERTSIEPNSEDLQIYKCSTQSTIPVPAHVLLNALHESVLRRTSMYTIYQAAISSTKEENFVPVAILFSGGLDSMILAALLDQCLDQSYQIDLLNVSFDGQFAPDRISAKAGLKELKRVAPSRRWRLVEIDSELSDLVFETSHVMSLINPANTYMDLNIGIALWLAAGGDGWVSGANIDDNDDENPARAKYKSSARILLVGSGADEQCAGYGRHRTSYSRGSWLGLHEEMKLDMQRIWKRNLGRDDRCIADNGKEARFPFLDEDVIRVLLNFPLWEIANLDQPSGIGDKRILREVAALLGLNEAAILPKRAIQFGSRIARESNRKNFGSNRAANQASAGSVRIDKRSNYS; encoded by the exons ATGTGCGGAATCGCATTGATTGTCTCTGCCATTCGCATCACCTCATCCTCCTTAACATCCCCACCTCCTGCAACTGAGAAA CTGTCGTTCTCCGTGGATGACGTCAAGGAAGCTCTCCGGAGAAGGGGTCCCGACAGTTTAGGTGTAAAGAAAGTCTCCCTGCAACGCAGCGTTTTGGGGAGAAACCATATCTCATCTTCCTTCATAGCAGCAGGTGATGAAGGACACGGATTCTGTTCTCAAGGGAATGATGATAATGGAGAATGTACGGCGCAGCTTCATTTCATTGGTGCAACTTTGCAGCTCAGGGGAAGCAATCCTCTTGTTCAGCCTCTCGTAGATGCATCTGGAAATGTTCTTGTGTATAATG GTGAGATTTTTGGAGGACTTGACATTGCAAGTGATTGCAATGATGCTGAATTCCTCTTGCAAACTCTAGGAAGGTGTTGCTCCTGTGGTTATTGTGCTACCGCCCAGTGTGCTAGAAGTGGGAAGAGTACTGTTCCAGATGTTCTTTCTACTATTAAAGGGCCGTGGGCTATCATCTATTGGCAG GATAGTTCACGGACTCTCTGGTTTGGCCGAGATGCATTTGGTAGAAGGAGCCTCCTTGTTCACTGGCCTACACAAGATGACTCCACCTTCCTGCTTTCTTCTGTCTCACCTATTTTTCCTACTGAGCAGACCTCTG AGTATGAAACACATAATGGACTCAGTTGTCCTAGTTACTGGGAGGAGCTACCATGTGGGATATATAGTCTGGATGTGGATGGTTCAAAATCAAATGGACATATGGCTGGTGAGCTCAAGCTACATGAATACACAAATTCCATGTTAAAGGAACTTATTAAGTGGGAGAGAACTTCCATTGAACCCAACTCTGAAGACCTGCAGATATACAAAT GCTCAACTCAGTCAACAATTCCAGTGCCAGCTCATGTTTTGCTAAATGCTTTACACGAGTCTGTGTTGCGGCGTACTTCAATGTATACAATATACCAG GCAGCAATATCGAGTACTAAAGAAGAGAACTTTGTTCCTGTGGCCATTCTTTTCTCTGGTGGTCTGGATTCTATGATACTTGCAGCATTATTAGATCAATGCCTAGATCAAAGTT ATCAAATTGATCTACTTAATGTAAGCTTTGATGGTCAGTTTGCTCCAGATAGAATATCTGCCAAGGCTGGGTTAAAAGAACTGAAAAGAGTTGCACCTTCCAGAAG GTGGAGACTTGTGGAGATTGATTCTGAATTGTCAGACTTGGTGTTCGAAACTAGTCATGTTATGTCACTCATAAATCCTGCTAATACCTACATG GATCTTAATATTGGAATAGCTTTATGGCTCGCTGCTGGTGGTGATGGATGGGTGTCTGGTGCAAATatagatgataatgatgatgaaaatCCTGCACGAGCTAAGTATAAGTCCAGTGCAAGGATTCTCCTTGTTGGTTCTGGCGCTGATGAACAATGTGCTGGGTATGGTCGACATAGAACAAGTTATAGTCGAGGAAG TTGGCTGGGGCTACACGAAGAAATGAAACTAGACATGCAAAGAATCTGGAAAAGAAATTTAGGGAGAGATGATAGATGTATTGCTGATAATGGAAAGGAG GCTAGATTTCCATTCTTGGATGAGGATGTGATTAGGGTTTTGCTCAACTTTCCTTTGTGGGAGATTGCCAACCTTGATCAACCTAGTGGCATCGGTGATAAAAGGATTTTAAGAGAG GTTGCAGCATTGCTTGGTTTGAATGAGGCAGCA